The Gossypium hirsutum isolate 1008001.06 chromosome A03, Gossypium_hirsutum_v2.1, whole genome shotgun sequence genome contains the following window.
GCAAGAAGACAGCAAAACCCGGAGAGAAAAGCTCCCTGTTTCttgcttaattttttttccatgatTCCCCAAGAAATGAGGTTGTGGTTTATTTGTTTTCAACTTCTAACATGAAATCATGAGGAACTTTTTGGTCCTGAATATTTTCAGGAAGAACAAGCTGAAACCATCCCTCGAGAAGTTAATTTGGTGGTTAACTAGCCTTAAAACTTATATATTAACCGATATTCATGAGGGCCGAGGATTTTTATCCATTAAAACTTATATATTAACCCATATTCATGATAACTTTCGGTTATATTTAACATGAACTTTAGTATTTAagtattaaaaaagaaatacaatTTACATTATTCAACCCGTTGAATTAGTTAGAATTGAGAATTGGAGATTTCACCGATTCAACCTTCCATCTGCAAATTTACCAAAATGAAATGAGTAGATTAaggtaaaatatgtaaataaaatcaCTCTTTTTTATCTATAGCAATAGTTTCTGAAAACCACCTTCTTTTCATATGATCTTCAACTAATGATGAATAGAAACAGTAGGGCAGAGACCACCATTGTTGATATAGTGATCGAGTTTACTTTAGCAGAGTTGGGAAGAAAAGGGTAAGCATCAGGAGGAGGCAACAAGCATTCATCGCCATTAAAGTAGACTTTCCGAGGAAATGCCCACCCATGTCTGAAGGTAAATGTGTCCTTGTTTTTCCTTAACAGCACCTCTGACTGTACATTTCCTTGAGGCCCTGCTTCCATTAATAGGTCATTGTAGAATTTCATGCCATAAAACATGCCTGTATCATCTGCATAAACATAAAGTTGAATCACAGGTGTTAAATGATTTCATTAGGAGTTTcataaaaatcaaagagaagAATGGCTTCGGAGTAACTCACTTATTGCTTCATAGGGCACTAGAGGCTTGTAATCAAAGCTAAAAACTTGGGTGACGGCATTGAGATTGGGATGCTGAGCAACTAGTGTCCACTGTGTGTAGTTCATGCGGTAATTGAAATTTGTAACGGCTATCTTTACACGCCAGTAATCCTTGTAGTTGAGCTTCACATGCCAATGCACTCTTATTGGGCACATATGATGTGTGCATTGTAACAATGGCGCATTGTCTTTCCTTGGTGTATTTATTCCTTTCTTGTGTGCTTGCTTCGAATCACTCCTGAAAATAAGTCCACTCAATTACTAACATTATTAACATTATGGATTTAAATTACGATTGTATTGGTTTCAAAATAACAATCTTAATATTGAGTTGTGATTAAAATAGTTAGTATTGTAACTATAAGCatatcattagtgaaagtactatgAGACCCACGCATGAGGAGTCAAATTGTTTTGactcatattaaaaaaaatgagtaaattaatttttatacgtTAGATCAAATAGTAAATTAGTCCTCTTGTTAAAAATTGATCATGGATGTCAACATGAGGTACACGTGATAAGCCACGTATCATTATCCAGTTATTCTATCAACCGTGTCAGTTTTTGACAGTACAAGGGATGAAAGTTTTAACAGAAAGGACAGATTTGTTTTTTTGATCaaatgtataaggactagtttgtCTAGTTTTTGAGTAAATAGGGCAAAATATAATCTGACTCCTAGTAAAAGGAATGACCTTTATGGTACTTTTACTGCATATCATTTCTATTTTGATACCAATGACGATACATTATTGATGTCATTTTGTTTTATCTTGAAATCGATACGGTACATGGATTTGTTAGTTCGAGTATAGTGAATGAGAGGCTTACACAACACAGTTGTTTTTATTCTGACAGCCGCAAGCGCATTTCGGACAAGGTGTGATAGTCTGGTTATAGAAAGATGAGAATGAAACACAACATTTTGGGTTCTTTGCGGCAAGAAATTGTGAATAAGTGCATGTTACATTCCATGTCACTGCATAGGATTGAACACGTTAGTTATCATATTGTAATTTAAATTAGATTCGTAAAATTTGTATTATATTTGCAAACATAACATAAAAGAATCGAAAGTGAAATAATACTTACTCAATGCCTGAGTTTTTCGCCGATAATCGGCTGTTAAGTAGACCGTGGAAGGCACAACTTTAGCAGGGCCACAAGTGTAGCCTAGCCCCGGACCGAGCAAAGTGAAATTCATGGGTAGCTTTACTGTTTTATTTGAAGTTCCAGCGACTCCAACGCTGACTTGAAAGGCGGAGACTGAACTCGACGGATCTTGTCCCCAAGCGGACACTACACCGGCTTTACAGCAATTGGAGAACTGCTGGTTGTAAGGAACGCCAGGGAGTAAATCCACCACAACAGGCTTCCTCAAACAACAGTGGGGCACATTTCCTTTGAATTTGGAACAGTCACCTTGCTCGGTGGTTTGAGCCCCAACCATGGACCATATCACTTCTTTCTTAGCCCATTGCCACCCTAGTGTCCACCCCGGGCTCACGATGCTACGGTACATTTGGAAGTTGCTCATCGTCACTGATGCCTGGTTTACCATTTAACTGCGTTACTTGAACTGGAGTGTGAATATCAGACATAGATATAGTTTAATACTTCAACATGTTCAACTCACCACATAGCCATCAGCCGTCCAAGAGACAACATCCCATTTTATTGTTATGTTTCCAGTTGGATCCAGTGGATCATATGCAGCTAAAAAAGAATCCATAAAAACAGGAGATAAATAgatcaaatattaaattattcaaagaaaaaaaaaacatgctgTAATTTGAATTTGATGTATTGAGAAAGAACTTGTACCAGCATGGGGAAGCATTACAAAAAAAAGAACAACTAGACCACATATGGACTTCATTTCTTGTTTCAGAATATTGAGTGAAGTACCAAGTTCTTGGCAAGAACACAGAGGAGACAGGAAGGTGTTTGCATTAATGCTTGAGCTAAAAAAGGAAAGGGAAAAGTATATATTGGCGGAGGAATATTGCTTTGAAAATGGCTTACCAACTGGTTGTTCATATTTCATGGGATATTTTCATGTCCCTGAACTTCATTTTTGCATTTTGAAGCAAAACCTTGGCA
Protein-coding sequences here:
- the LOC107887083 gene encoding COBRA-like protein 4; the protein is MKYEQPVGKPFSKQYSSANIYFSLSFFSSSINANTFLSPLCSCQELGTSLNILKQEMKSICGLVVLFFVMLPHAAAYDPLDPTGNITIKWDVVSWTADGYVASVTMSNFQMYRSIVSPGWTLGWQWAKKEVIWSMVGAQTTEQGDCSKFKGNVPHCCLRKPVVVDLLPGVPYNQQFSNCCKAGVVSAWGQDPSSSVSAFQVSVGVAGTSNKTVKLPMNFTLLGPGLGYTCGPAKVVPSTVYLTADYRRKTQALMTWNVTCTYSQFLAAKNPKCCVSFSSFYNQTITPCPKCACGCQNKNNCVVSDSKQAHKKGINTPRKDNAPLLQCTHHMCPIRVHWHVKLNYKDYWRVKIAVTNFNYRMNYTQWTLVAQHPNLNAVTQVFSFDYKPLVPYEAINDTGMFYGMKFYNDLLMEAGPQGNVQSEVLLRKNKDTFTFRHGWAFPRKVYFNGDECLLPPPDAYPFLPNSAKVNSITISTMVVSALLFLFIIS